One region of Nothobranchius furzeri strain GRZ-AD chromosome 16, NfurGRZ-RIMD1, whole genome shotgun sequence genomic DNA includes:
- the calcoco2 gene encoding calcium-binding and coiled-coil domain-containing protein 2 isoform X1 yields METLTEAGADLSPPAFSQVVFIDIPQAYPRSAPITCRFTLNAALQPSSRDWVGIFKVGWSSAKDYHTFVWVEPTEDPEASQRITRQAVFKEYYLPKDEIEFYQFCYIDSVGQVRGASTPFCFRNQAEQNTGSLVDDELLVITTQDQVDQSQREKAEMQTELDLLRVENDALRSALQKERKEINSSMEHDEQRVTEITKLNREMDQIKEHNDKLKQTLQQQLKENDRLKEKMATQQTEQEMLNQSLLSSKSNEDKYERVLAKVNQLKEERDELRTKVDAQRDELTKLNAKLREQERELSKTNDRFQLLQVDYQSTHKEKEKLTVELQRLQSLTCSIEEVKRENQELCRRLSQQETSPQDDVKVQYQGVTRQLQETQAKLASEKEETRKARRQAEVFQSELEDAKKQLKKVSEMCNQEKSINGKYEMQVKEMSGLMANKDILIEDNEKRVMLWTLEKNELVRENEKLRGEIEKLRVVYTSLGDLGTPAAASESMYLQHDDIGAPVRETSANQNPQRHQENIYETLDSIRPPQEEEPVLVCRHCQESFPGITENELEQHEQSHRVCPFCTMICDHMEQSVFEDHVYGHEL; encoded by the exons CCAGGTGGTCTTCATAGACATCCCACAGGCATACCCACGCTCAGCCCCCATCACCTGCCGCTTTACCCTCAATGCTGCCTTACAGCCCAGCTCCAGGGACTGGGTGGGCATCTTCAAG GTCGGGTGGAGCTCCGCTAAAGATTATCATACCTTTGTGTGGGTGGAGCCCACTGAGGATCCCGAGGCGAGTCAGAGGATAACGAGGCAGGCTGTGTTCAAGG AATACTACCTGCCTAAAGACGAGATCGAGTTCTACCAGTTCTGCTACATTGACAGTGTTGGACAGGTGAGAGGAGCCAGCACTCCGTTCTGTTTCAGAAACCAAGCTGAGCAAAACACAGGAAGCCTGGTGGACGACGAGCTGCTGGTGATCACAACACAG GACCAAGTTGATCAGAGCCAGCGGGAGAAGGCAGAAATGCAGACAGAGTTGGACCTGCTGCGAGTGGAAAACGATGCATTAAGGAGTGCTTTGCAGAAGGAACGGAAGGAAATCAACAGCTCCATG GAGCACGATGAGCAGAGAGTTACTGAAATAACGAAACTGAACAGAGAAATGGATCAGATCAAGGAGCACAACGATAAGCTGAAGCAgacgctgcagcagcagctgaagGAGAACGACCGGTTAAAG GAAAAGATGGCGACCCAGCAGACTGAGCAGGAAATGCTGAATCAAAGCTTGTTGTCCTCAAAATCAAACGAG GATAAATATGAACGAGTTTTGGCGAAGGTCAATCAGCTGAAAGAGGAACGTGACGAGCTGAGGACGAAGGTTGATGCTCAAAGGGACGAGCTTACCAA GCTGAATGCCAAACTCAGAGAACAAGAACGAGAGCTGTCCAAAACAAACGACAGATTCCAGCTTCTGCAG GTGGACTATCAGAGCACCCACAAAGAGAAGGAGAAACTCACAGTTGAGCTGCAAAGATTACAAAGCCTCACCTGCAGCATAGAGGAAGTGAAGAGGGAGAACCAGGAGTTGTGCAGGAGGTTGTCACAGCAGGAGACATCGCCACAGGATGACGTGAAG GTACAGTATCAGGGTGTCaccaggcagctgcaggagacTCAGGCGAAGCTGGCATCTGAGAAGGAGGAGACCAGAAAGGCCAGGAGACAAGCTGAGGTCTTCCAATCTGAGCTGGAAGATgctaaaaaacagctgaaaaaagtgtctgaaatgtgcaACCAGGAAAAAAGTATAAATGGGAAATATGAG ATGCAAGTTAAAGAGATGAGTGGACTGATGGCCAATAAGGACATCCTGATTGAAGACAATGAGAAAAGGGTTATGCTGTGGACTCTAGAGAAGAACGAACTTGTCAGAGAAAATGAG AAACTCAGAGGTGAGATTGAGAAGCTGCGTGTGGTTTACACAAGCCTCGGTGATCTTGGTACTCCTGCTGCCGCTTCAGAATCAATGTACCTGCAGCACGACGACATCGGAGCACCTGTCAGAGAAACTTCAGCCAACCAGAACCCGCAGAGACACCAGGAGAACATCTATGAGACCTTAG ACAGCATCCGGCCACCACAGGAGGAGGAG CCGGTGTTGGTGTGTCGTCACTGCCAGGAGAGCTTTCCAGGAATAACTGAGAACGAGCTGGAGCAGCACGAGCAGAGCCACCGGGTTTGTCCCTTCTGCACCATGATCTGTGACCACATGGAGCAATCTGTGTTCGAAGATCACGTCTACGGCCACGAGCTGTGA
- the calcoco2 gene encoding calcium-binding and coiled-coil domain-containing protein 2 isoform X2: protein METLTEAGADLSPPAFSQVVFIDIPQAYPRSAPITCRFTLNAALQPSSRDWVGIFKVGWSSAKDYHTFVWVEPTEDPEASQRITRQAVFKEYYLPKDEIEFYQFCYIDSVGQVRGASTPFCFRNQAEQNTGSLVDDELLVITTQDQVDQSQREKAEMQTELDLLRVENDALRSALQKERKEINSSMEHDEQRVTEITKLNREMDQIKEHNDKLKQTLQQQLKENDRLKEKMATQQTEQEMLNQSLLSSKSNEDKYERVLAKVNQLKEERDELRTKVDAQRDELTKLNAKLREQERELSKTNDRFQLLQVDYQSTHKEKEKLTVELQRLQSLTCSIEEVKRENQELCRRLSQQETSPQDDVKVRRAKMQVKEMSGLMANKDILIEDNEKRVMLWTLEKNELVRENEKLRGEIEKLRVVYTSLGDLGTPAAASESMYLQHDDIGAPVRETSANQNPQRHQENIYETLDSIRPPQEEEPVLVCRHCQESFPGITENELEQHEQSHRVCPFCTMICDHMEQSVFEDHVYGHEL, encoded by the exons CCAGGTGGTCTTCATAGACATCCCACAGGCATACCCACGCTCAGCCCCCATCACCTGCCGCTTTACCCTCAATGCTGCCTTACAGCCCAGCTCCAGGGACTGGGTGGGCATCTTCAAG GTCGGGTGGAGCTCCGCTAAAGATTATCATACCTTTGTGTGGGTGGAGCCCACTGAGGATCCCGAGGCGAGTCAGAGGATAACGAGGCAGGCTGTGTTCAAGG AATACTACCTGCCTAAAGACGAGATCGAGTTCTACCAGTTCTGCTACATTGACAGTGTTGGACAGGTGAGAGGAGCCAGCACTCCGTTCTGTTTCAGAAACCAAGCTGAGCAAAACACAGGAAGCCTGGTGGACGACGAGCTGCTGGTGATCACAACACAG GACCAAGTTGATCAGAGCCAGCGGGAGAAGGCAGAAATGCAGACAGAGTTGGACCTGCTGCGAGTGGAAAACGATGCATTAAGGAGTGCTTTGCAGAAGGAACGGAAGGAAATCAACAGCTCCATG GAGCACGATGAGCAGAGAGTTACTGAAATAACGAAACTGAACAGAGAAATGGATCAGATCAAGGAGCACAACGATAAGCTGAAGCAgacgctgcagcagcagctgaagGAGAACGACCGGTTAAAG GAAAAGATGGCGACCCAGCAGACTGAGCAGGAAATGCTGAATCAAAGCTTGTTGTCCTCAAAATCAAACGAG GATAAATATGAACGAGTTTTGGCGAAGGTCAATCAGCTGAAAGAGGAACGTGACGAGCTGAGGACGAAGGTTGATGCTCAAAGGGACGAGCTTACCAA GCTGAATGCCAAACTCAGAGAACAAGAACGAGAGCTGTCCAAAACAAACGACAGATTCCAGCTTCTGCAG GTGGACTATCAGAGCACCCACAAAGAGAAGGAGAAACTCACAGTTGAGCTGCAAAGATTACAAAGCCTCACCTGCAGCATAGAGGAAGTGAAGAGGGAGAACCAGGAGTTGTGCAGGAGGTTGTCACAGCAGGAGACATCGCCACAGGATGACGTGAAGGTACGAAGAGCAAAA ATGCAAGTTAAAGAGATGAGTGGACTGATGGCCAATAAGGACATCCTGATTGAAGACAATGAGAAAAGGGTTATGCTGTGGACTCTAGAGAAGAACGAACTTGTCAGAGAAAATGAG AAACTCAGAGGTGAGATTGAGAAGCTGCGTGTGGTTTACACAAGCCTCGGTGATCTTGGTACTCCTGCTGCCGCTTCAGAATCAATGTACCTGCAGCACGACGACATCGGAGCACCTGTCAGAGAAACTTCAGCCAACCAGAACCCGCAGAGACACCAGGAGAACATCTATGAGACCTTAG ACAGCATCCGGCCACCACAGGAGGAGGAG CCGGTGTTGGTGTGTCGTCACTGCCAGGAGAGCTTTCCAGGAATAACTGAGAACGAGCTGGAGCAGCACGAGCAGAGCCACCGGGTTTGTCCCTTCTGCACCATGATCTGTGACCACATGGAGCAATCTGTGTTCGAAGATCACGTCTACGGCCACGAGCTGTGA
- the snf8 gene encoding vacuolar-sorting protein SNF8, which produces MHRRGVGAGAIAKKKLAEAKYKERGTVLAEDQIVQMSKQLETFKSNLEEFASKHKQEIRKDPQFRVQFQEMCATIGVDPLASGKGFWSEMLGVGDFYYELGVQIIEVCLALKHRNGGLITLDELHQRVLKGRGKYVQDVSQDDLVRAIKKLKVMGNGFGMIPVGGSYLVQSVPAELNMDHTVVLQLAEKKGYVTVSEIRDGLKWEKERACHVLDHLLKEGLAWLDSQATGEAHYWLPALFSELTSRDVTPEEANQMTP; this is translated from the exons ATGCATCGTAGAGGTGTCGGTGCGGGAGCTATAGCCAAAAAGAAACTGGCCGAG GCCAAATATAAAGAAAGAGGAACAGTACTTGCAGAAGACCAGATTGTACAG ATGTCAAAACAGTTGGAAACATTTAAGTCCAACCTGGAGGAGTTTGCCAGCAAGCACAAACAAGAGATCCGTAAGGACCCCCAGTTCAGGGTCCAGTTTCAGGAAATGTGTGCCACTATCGGCGTCGATCCACTTGCTT CTGGAAAAGGCTTTTGGTCTGAGATGCTCGGCGTTGGTGATTTCTACTATGAGCTTGGTGTTCAGATCATTGAAGTGTGTCTTGCCCTGAAACACAGAAATGGAG GGTTAATAACTCTGGATGAGCTCCACCAGAGAGTGCTGAAGGGACGGGGTAAATATGTTCAGGATGTGAGCCA AGACGATTTGGTCAGAGCCATAAAGAAGCTGAAGGTGATGGGAAATGGTTTTGGCATGATTCCTGTTGGTGGGTCTTACTTGGTCCAGTCAGTCCCAGCAGAACTCAACATGGATCATACTGTAGTGCTGCAGCTGGCGGAG AAAAAAGGCTACGTGACCGTGAGTGAGATCAGAGACGGCTTGAAATGGGAGAAGGAGCGAGCCTGTCAcgtcttg GATCATCTGCTGAAGGAAGGGTTGGCCTGGCTAGACTCGCAAGCAACTGGAGAGGCTCACTACTGGCTGCCAGCACTCTTCTCCGAGCTGACCTCTCGTGATGTCACACCAGAGGAAGCCAATCAGATGACGCCTTAA